One region of Juglans regia cultivar Chandler chromosome 4, Walnut 2.0, whole genome shotgun sequence genomic DNA includes:
- the LOC118348283 gene encoding uncharacterized protein LOC118348283, producing MGWCIIDDFDEPISQDEKWGMRGESQMEEFRNVLSLGRLSDLGWRGTKYNWSNGHSNGSFVKKRLDHAVANQVWRMGYNKVEVETVVAWSSNHLPVLLSCYDDSSLEGRFERPFLYELSWDQEKECGDTVKEVWKRNEGMRGSLLSVQRSLKSCNQAL from the coding sequence ATGGGTTGGTGCATAATTGATGATTTCGATGAGCCGATTTCTCAAGATGAAAAATGGGGAATGAGAGGAGAGAGTCAGATGGAGGAGTTCAGAAATGTCTTATCTCTTGGTAGGTTGAGTGATCTTGGATGGAGGGGTACCAAGTATAATTGGAGCAATGGCCACTCAAATGggtcttttgtaaaaaaaaggCTTGATCATGCTGTTGCTAACCAAGTATGGAGAATGGGTTATAACAAGGTGGAGGTAGAAACAGTGGTAGCTTGGAGCTCCAACCACCTTCCTGTTTTGCTCTCTTGTTATGATGACAGCTCCTTGGAGGGAAGATTTGAGAGACCCTTTCTTTATGAATTGAGCTGGGATCAGGAAAAGGAGTGTGGAGACACTGTGAAAGAGGTGTGGAAGAGGAATGAGGGAATGAGAGGTAGTCTCTTAAGTGTTCAGAGGAGTCTAAAGTCATGCAACCAGGCTCTCTGA
- the LOC108995113 gene encoding lectin-domain containing receptor kinase VI.3-like gives MALSLCFFGFLCLILFPDHVAQSQNVEFVFHGFKGQEANLTREGASIIKPTGLLRLTNRSNFVTGHAFYTKPIPIINRSNSSSSSLNAHFFSTSFVFCIIPPGSGRGGHGFAFVLSPSPQLPGAQDEHYLGIFNESNDGKSSNHIFAVEFDTVKGYNEPSDSEGNHVAININGMLNSSATKPAAYTEKGNEQNERDIKLESGDPILAWIEYDGQQKVVNVTISPATKPKPSKPLITLQKDLTSILLDSMYVGFSASTGEKSSSHYILGWSFSTKGVAPPLNLSQLPKPPPKEESPSSFKPQVTAVIATLSVLTIILLGSLFVLTLYKWLVHARHEILEDWELDCPHRFKYRDLYAATKGFKESEVIGVGGFGAVYKGILPATGSEVAVKKIVRSSTRGMREFAAEIESLGRLRHKNLVNLQGWCKHKNDLLIVYDYIPNGSLDSLIYKPKNNFVLSWEKRFSILKGIASGLLYLHEEWEQVVIHRDVKSSNVLIDAEMNPRLGDFGLARLYDHDKLSHTTNVVGTIGYIAPELSRTGKVSTSSDVFAYGVLLLEVATGRRPIESSNFILVDWVMESYQMGQILDPVDPRLNTIFVVEEVELVLELGLLCSHPRPGARPTMRQVTRYLSGDEPLPTINDDWSSLDSHGFSEVNSRMLEGISITDTMNITNPHLSSSSNGGISTGSINRGR, from the coding sequence ATGGCTTTAtcactttgtttttttggtttccTATGTCTGATCTTATTTCCTGATCATGTTGCTCAATCTCAAAACGTTGAATTCGTCTTTCATGGATTCAAAGGTCAGGAAGCAAATCTCACCAGAGAGGGAGCCTCTATTATCAAGCCCACTGGTTTACTTCGGCTCACCAATCGATCAAATTTCGTTACAGGCCATGCATTCTATACCAAACCCATTCCGATCATTAACAGGagtaattcttcttcttcatccctAAACGCTCATTTTTTCAGCACATCTTTCGTTTTCTGCATAATCCCCCCAGGCTCCGGCAGAGGTGGTCATGGTTTTGCTTTCGTTTTGTCTCCCTCACCGCAACTTCCTGGAGCTCAGGATGAGCATTACCTTGGAATTTTCAATGAATCCAACGATGGAAAATCTTCCAACCATATATTTGCTGTTGAATTTGATACGGTTAAAGGGTATAACGAGCCTTCCGATTCTGAAGGAAACCATGTGGCGATCAACATCAATGGCATGTTAAATTCCTCTGCAACTAAACCAGCTGCTTATACTGAGAAGGGCAATGAACAAAACGAAAGAGATATTAAATTGGAGAGCGGTGATCCTATTCTTGCCTGGATAGAATATGATGGCCAGCAAAAAGTTGTGAATGTAACAATATCTCCAGCAACGAAACCGAAACCCAGCAAACCCCTCATTACTCTGCAAAAAGATCTGACTTCCATTCTTTTGGATAGCATGTATGTTGGTTTCTCCGCATCAACGGGCGAGAAATCAAGCTCTCATTACATCTTAGGATGGAGTTTTTCGACGAAAGGAGTTGCTCCTCCACTAAATCTTTCACAACTTCCTAAGCCACCTCCGAAGGAGGAAAGTCCATCATCTTTCAAACCCCAAGTTACTGCAGTGATTGCCACTCTCTCTGTTTTAACGATTATTTTGTTGGGAAGCCTGTTTGTTCTCACCTTGTACAAATGGTTGGTGCATGCGCGGCATGAGATTCTCGAGGATTGGGAGTTGGATTGTCCTCACAGGTTCAAATACAGGGATCTTTATGCAGCGACCAAGGGTTTCAAAGAGAGTGAGGTTATTGGAGTTGGAGGCTTCGGTGCAGTCTACAAAGGTATTTTACCTGCCACTGGAAGCGAAGTTGCAGTAAAGAAGATAGTGCGTAGCTCAACCCGTGGAATGAGAGAATTTGCAGCTGAGATTGAGAGCTTGGGAAGGTTGAGACACAAGAACTTGGTCAATCTCCAAGGTTGGTGCAAGCATAAAAACGATCTGCTTATAGTCTACGACTATATTCCAAACGGTAGCCTTGATTCACTCATTTACAAACCCAAAAACAACTTTGTTTTGAGTTGGGAAAAAAGATTCAGCATCCTTAAAGGCATAGCTTCTGGATTACTATATCTGCACGAGGAATGGGAGCAAGTGGTAATCCACCGAGACGTGAAGTCCAGCAACGTGTTGATAGATGCTGAAATGAATCCCCGGCTAGGCGACTTTGGCCTTGCCAGGCTATATGATCATGACAAGTTGTCACACACCACCAATGTCGTCGGCACGATCGGATATATCGCGCCAGAATTGTCTCGTACCGGCAAGGTATCCACAAGTTCCGATGTGTTTGCATATGGGGTTTTGCTCCTTGAAGTGGCCACCGGGAGAAGACCAATAGAGTCGAGCAATTTCATTTTGGTGGACTGGGTAATGGAAAGCTATCAAATGGGTCAAATTCTGGACCCAGTTGATCCAAGGTTGAACACCATTTTCGTGGTTGAAGAGGTAGAGTTGGTTTTGGAACTGGGTTTACTTTGTTCCCATCCCAGGCCAGGAGCTAGGCCTACCATGAGACAAGTTACACGGTATCTAAGTGGGGATGAACCGCTTCCCACCATTAATGATGACTGGAGTTCTCTCGATTCTCATGGCTTCAGTGAAGTGAACTCGAGAATGTTAGAAGGCATTTCTATTACTGATACCATGAATATCACAAATCCCCATCTTTCGTCAAGTTCCAATGGGGGCATCTCTACCGGTTCCATAAACCGTGGAAGATAG
- the LOC108995139 gene encoding uncharacterized protein LOC108995139, which produces MEESSEGGMKNLEAQWEKFRLSEEEMLVVDVGKEVEQDVWECGEQSIVGKICMERSIGMEILAVTMGKIWRINKPAEFREIGDNKFVITFQSLSDKLRVLDGRPWLFDNHLFALKTFENFAQRNEWKFESEWFWIQIHNLPMFCMMKEKGKVIGESLGRLIDVDVPGDGIGWGEFLRVRVEIPLRRAVVRGRWIKVNETNVWANLKYEKLPKLCFQCGWLIHGEKGCVREGEGKGIGNVAQEQFGSWLRAERGL; this is translated from the coding sequence ATGGAAGAGTCATCTGAAGGAGGAATGAAGAATCTGGAAGCACAATGGGAGAAGTTTAGGCTCTCGGAGGAGGAGATGCTTGTTGTTGATGTTGGAAAAGAAGTAGAGCAGGATGTATGGGAGTGTGGGGAACAAAGTATTGTGGGGAAGATATGCATGGAAAGATCAATTGGAATGGAGATTTTAGCAGTCACGATGGGGAAGATTTGGAGGATCAACAAGCCTGCTGAATTTCGTGAGATAGGCGataataaatttgtgattaCCTTCCAATCTTTGAGTGATAAATTGCGAGTGCTAGATGGTAGACCATGGTTGTTTGACAACCACCTGTTTGCACTTAAGACATTTGAGAATTTTGCCCAGCGAAATGAGTGGAAGTTCGAAAGTGAGTGGTTCTGGATTCAGATCCATAATTTGCCAATGTTCTGCATGATGAAAGAGAAGGGAAAAGTGATTGGAGAGTCACTTGGAAGATTGATAGATGTGGATGTGCCAGGTGATGGTATTGGTTGGGGGGAATTCCTACGGGTAAGGGTGGAGATACCTCTGAGAAGGGCTGTGGTTAGAGGAAGATGGATTAAGGTAAATGAAACAAATGTATGGGCTAATCTTAAATACGAGAAGCTGCCCAAGCTATGCTTTCAGTGTGGTTGGTTAATCCATGGAGAGAAGGGTTGTGTGAGGGAGGGTGAGGGCAAGGGGATTGGGAATGTAGCTCAGGAGCAGTTTGGCTCGTGGTTAAGAGCTGAGAGGGGGCtttaa